The sequence ACGACGTGTGCCGGTCGTCGGCCTTCCAGCGGTCGATGAGCGCCGGGATGAAGTAACAGCCGGGCTCCACCGTCACCACAAAACCCTCGGCCAGGGGCCGCGCCAAGCGTAGCGCGCTCAAGCCAAATTGCTCGCTGCGCGTGTACGCCTCGGTGTAGCCCACGTATGCCTCGCCCAGGCCCTCCATGTCGTGCACGTCGAGGCCCATCATGTGGCCCAATCCGTGCGGAAAGAACAGCGCGTGCGCGCCGGCCTGCACCGAGGCCTCTACGTCGCCCATCATGAGACCAATGGATTGGAGGTGTTCGGTGAGCGTGCGGGCCGCAGCCAGGTGTACGTCGCGGAAGGGCACGCCCGGACGAAGCTGTGCGAGCGCCGTGTGTTGCGCCGCGAGCACCGCCTCGTAGATGGCGCGCTGCTTGGTCGTAAACGCTCCGCTTACGGGCATAGTGCGGGTGATGTCGCCCGCGTAGTACGACGGCGCAGTGGCGCCCGCATCCACGAGCAGCAGGTCGCCATCGGCCAGCGTGTCCGTCTGGTGATGATTGTGCAGCACCTCGCCGTGTACCGAGCACGTCATCGAAAACGCCAGGCGTCCGCCCGAAGCGCGCGCGATGCCCTCCAGGCGTCCGGCAATGGTGCGCTCGTGCACGCCGGGGGCCGCCATGCGCATGGCGGTGGTGTGCATGCGTGCGGTGGTGCGTACGGCGCGCTCAATCTCGGTCACCTCGGCAGCAGACTTCACCGAGCGCTGCGCGACGACCGCCCGAATGAGTGGCTCGGAGACGTGCTCGTCGACCGCCGCGGGCGCTACGGCCAACAGATTGGCCCACGTCTGGCGGTGGGCGGCGCGGTAGGGCGGAAGGAGGTGCACGGTTCGTCCGCCGGCCTGTGCCGTTTGCACATCAGCGGCCAGCTGCGCCCACGGCGCCGTCGCCTCGATGCCAGCCCGGGCGGCGCGGTCCTCCAGCGCGGGCTGCGGCCCCATCCACACCACATCATCCAAGCTCGGATCGTCGCCGTAGAGCGTCACCGCACCGCTCTCCACATCCAGCGCCACCGCCACCTTGGGCCGATCGACGCCCGCGTAGTACATCACGGTGCTGTCTTGCCAAAAGGGATACAGGTTGTCGGCATAGTTTTGCGGACTTGGGCCGTTGCCCAACAGCACCACCAGGCCTTCGTCTAGCGTGTCGAGAAGGGTACGGCGGCGGGCGGTGTATTCCGAAGCGTCGAACATAGCAGACGGGCGATAAGTGCAACATGCAATGACGTGGTAATATACCGGCGCCGATATAGGCGCGCTATGAAATCCGCGGAGCCCGTGAAGCGCTCCGCTCGTTGCCACTTTTTTCTTTATCGCATAGGGCTTGGGTTATGATTCTTATCTACGGCGCGTACGGCTACACGGGGACACTCATCACAGAACAGGCCGTTGCGGAGGGCCTCCACCCGGTGCTCGCGGGGCGCAACGCAGCCAAGGTGCAGGCGCTGGCCGGCCGCTGGGACCTCTCGTACCGGGCGGTTGCGCTGGATGACGCTGAAGGGCTGCGGGCCATGCTGGAGGATGTGCAGTGCGTCATTCATTGCGCCGGCCCCTTCCAGGATACCTCACCGCCCATGGTGGCCGCGTGCCTCGCCACCGGGACGCATTACCTCGACATCACCGGCGAGATTCCGGTGCTGGAGGCGTTGGCGGCCGAGGACGACGCGGCCCGCGCGGCAGGGATTGCGTTGCTTCCGGCCGTTGGCTTCGATGTGGTACCCACCGACTGCCTCGCGGCGTACGTGTCGGATCAACTGCCCGAGGCCACGGCGCTGGATATTGCATTTGCCGGATTGGGGCGCATCTCGCGCGGCACCGCACGCACGGCCCTGCGACAGCTCGGGGCGCCGGGGCAGGTCCGCCGCAACGGGGCGCTGATGCCCATTCCCGCCGGGTCGCGCACCCGCACGGTCGACTTTGGGCGCGGGCCGCGTACGGTCACCACCATTCCGTGGGGCGACCTGGCCACCGCCTACCGTACCACCGGCATCCCCAACATTACCGCCTACACCCAACTTCCAGCCCTGGCACGCCGGCTGCTGCAATGGAGCCAGCCACTCGAACCGCTCCTGCAGAGCAGCGCCGTTCAACACCTGCTTGACCGGGCGGTGCAGGCACTACCCGCGGGGCCCACACCCGACGAGCGCGCCGCGGGGTCGGTGCACGTCTGGGCCCAGGCCACGGCGGGCGAGCGTACCGTTACGGCCCGGCTCCATGGGCCCGATGGCTACGCCTTTACCGCACGGACGGCCGTTGCCGCTGCGCAACGCGTTGTGGAGGACACGCTGCGAGGATTTCACACGCCCGCCACGGCGTTTGGCCCGGACTTCGTCCTTGGCATCGAAGGCGTGACGCGCGAGGACGTGTAGACGCTACTAGACGCTACTTCAAATGCAGGCATCTGCGCGAACCCGGGGCTGAAGCCGCGAGCCTCTTATCAACATCGTGCATTGCGGCAGAGCGCCCGCCCATCGTGTCGGCTGTAACTTGCCTAGGAGGTCAAGATCCGCCTGCGACGCCCGTCACACATCCACACTTCGTTTATTTTCTGGAAGCGCTTGCATTTCACACCCCTCATTTATTACGTTTTGGTTGACAATTCAAGGCCAACTTGCCTTGAGCAGTCCACAGCACGCAAATACAACCACGTACGTGGTGCTTCCTCAGCAAGTATTGCTGAATAGTAATCAATCGATTGTACCGACTGATCCCCTGACGTTATGGCTGATCAAGATGCACAGGTTACCGCGGCCTATTCCGGACGTGACGACCGCTACCCGCCTTCCGACGCATTCCGCGCCGACGCCCACATTGGTTCGGAAGCCGAATACGACGCCCTGTACCGCCGCTCGATCGAAGATAACGAGGCATTTTGGGACGAGCAGGCCGACCGCATCGACTGGTTTGAACCGTACGATACGGTCAAGAATGTGTCGTATGCGCCGGGCGATGTCTCCATTGCGTGGTACGAAGGCGGCGTCACCAATGCGTGCCACAACGCCGTCGACCGCCACCTGGACGCGCGCGGCGACCAGACCGCACTCATCTTTGAGCCGGACGACCCCGCAACCGATTCCGCCCAGCACATCACCTACAACGACTTGCACCGCGAGGTGTCGCGCCTGGCCAACGTCCTGAAGGCGCACGGCGTAGAAAAGGGCGACCGCGTCACGCTCTACCTCCCCATGATTCCGGAGGCCGCGTATGCCATGCTCGCCTGCGCGCGCATCGGGGCGCCGCACTCGGTCGTGTTTGCGGGCTTCTCGCCCGACGCCCTCGCCGATCGCATCCTCGACTGCGAATCCGACTTCCTGATTACCGCGGATGAGGGCAAGCGCGGCGGCAAGCGCGTGCCGCTCAAGAAAAACGCCGATAAGGCGCTGGAGCAGTGCCCCAACGTAGACACCGTGCTCGTCGTCCAAAACTCCGGCGGCGCCATCGACTGGCACGAGGGCCGCGACGTATGGTACCACGACGCCATCGCCGACGCCGACGACACGTGCCCGTGCGAACCGATGGACGCCGAAGACCCGCTCTTTATCCTGTACACCTCCGGCTCAACCGGCAAGCCGAAGGGTGTGCTGCACACCACGGGCGGCTACTGCGTGTACACGAGCATGACGCACGAGTACGTGTTCGACCTGCACGAAGACGATGTCTTCTGGTGCACGGCCGACGTGGGATGGATTACCGGCCACAGCTACATCGTGTACGGCCCGCTCATCAACGGAAGCACGCAGGTTTTCTTTGAAGGCACGCCCACCTACCCCGATGCCTCGCGCCTGTGGGAGGTGGTGGACAAGCACGACGTGAGCATCTTCTACACGGCGCCCACGGCCATCCGGGCGCTCATGCGGCAAGGCGACGACTATGTCACCCAAACCGATCGCTCGTCGCTGCGCGTGCTGGGCACCGTCGGCGAGCCGATCAATCCGGAGGCCTGGAAATGGTACTACAACGTGGTAGGCGAAGGCCGCTGCCCCATCGTAGACACCTGGTGGCAGACGGAAACCGGCGGCATCATGCTCACGGGCCTGCCCGGCGCCGTAGCACAGAAGCCCGGATCGGCCGCCAAGCCGTTCTTTGGCATTCAGCCGGAAGTGGTGGATGCCGCCGGCACGGTGCAAGAAGGTGCCACCGAAGGCATCCTCACCATCGCCGACTCGTGGCCCGGCCAGATGCGCACCGTCTACAAAAACCACGAGCGCTTCCAGAATACGTACTTCTCGCAGTACCCCAACAAGTACTACACGGGCGACGGCTGCCGGCGCGACGAAGACGGCTACTACTGGATTACCGGCCGCGTGGACGACGTCCTAAACGTGAGCGGGCACCGCATTGGCACGGCCGAGCTTGAAAGCGCCCTCGTATCGCACGACGGCGTGGCCGAAGCCGCCGTGGTGGGCTATCCGCACAAGGTGAAGGGCCAGGGCATCTTTGCCTACGTGACGCTCATCAAAGACGTCGATGCGTCGGCCGACCTGCGCGAGGAGCTGGTGCAACACGTGCGCAAGCACATCGGGCCCATCGCCACACCCGACTACATCCAGTTCACCGACGCCCTCCCCAAAACGCGTTCGGGCAAGATCATGCGGCGCATCATCCGCAAGATTGCAGCCGGCTCGTACGACGACCTGGGCGACACCTCCACGCTCGCCGATCCGGGAGTGGTGCACAGCCTCATCGACGACCGCAAACAAGTAGAGCTCTCGGGCACCTAGTGCGCCCCGTGGGGTGGGGGCGTGCTCGTACGACGCGCGCGCCCACCACACACAAAAACGCCCAACCAGACGCAGCGGCAACTGCGTCGATCGGGCGCTCATGGTTCACGGCGCGGTGCAGGCCAACGTTGGGAGACGCACGCCCTGCACGCGCCACCACTGACACACACAGGCTATCGCACCAAACGACAGACTTGTCATGCATCAGACATACATCCGAACGACCCGGTGGGTCGGCAGTTTCTTTGCGCTGCTGCTCCTCACGGCCGCCCCATCATCCGCGCAAGAATTTGATCTCGGCGGCTTCGTGAAGGCCGAGTACCTCTACGACACGCGCCAGGTGGTGGCCGCGCGCGACGCCGAGTTCCATCTCTATCCGGCCCCCGAAAGCGACGCCACCGGCACCGACAATCTCTCGTCGTTTGCGTTCTTCTCGCGCCTCGGGCTGGGCATCAGCGACCTGCCGCAAGCCCTGGGCGCCGACATTACCGGCTACGTCGAGGCCGACTTCTTTGGGGCCAGCAACGCCAACGTCAGCACGTTTCGGCTGCGGCGCGCGTTCGTGAAGATGACCTGGGAGAACCGATCGGTGCTCTTTGGGCAGGAGTGGTCGCCCCTCTTCACGCTGGCCGCGTTTCCACGAACCGTGGCCACCACCACGGGCGTACCGTTTCAGCCCTTCGCCCGGCAGCCCCAAATCCGCTACACCTACCGCGGCGGTAGCGTGCGTTTCATTGGCATCGCCGCCTGGCAACGCGACGCCTTTCAGGAAACGAGCGACGACGGGCTCCTCGAACAGCAGTGGGCCGCGCTGCCCATGTGGCACGGGCACCTGCAGTACGTGCAGGGCGGCACCACCATTGGCGTGGGCGGCTACTACAAATGGATTCGTCCGGAGCTGACCGCCGACCGATTTAGCGCGGGCGCCGTGCAGGCCTATGCCACCTTCCTCGGCGATGCCGCTGAGCTCCGCATCAAGGGCACCTACGGCGGCGACCTGGGCGACCACCTCATGACCGGCGGCTACGTGCAGCTGCAGGGCGGCGGGTACGAGCCGCTCCAAACCGCCTCGGCCTGGGTCGACATCCAACAGCCGGGCACCGTCTCGCCCGGACTGTTTGCCGGCTACCTCGCCAACCTCGGTACCTCCAAAGACAACGTGCAGGTGGTTGACGTCGCCGCGCGCGGCGCGTCCATCGACTACCTGTGGCGCATCGCCCCGCGGCTCGCGCTGAATTACGGCCCCATGCGCTTCGCTTTCGAGGTGGAAGCCACCTCCGCCCTCTACGCCAGCGGATTCGACAGCAGCTATGCCCCGGACGCCCAGGACACCGACGACGCCGTCACCAACATCCGCGGCAATTTTTCGGTCTTCCTGTTTTTCTAAGGACTGCTTCACCCCGCAGCCGGGCCCCGCGCAGGCCGCGCAAGCGCCCAACCAGCGCGTGGTCCTTCCACCGCATCCTATGTTTCTACCCTAAACGCCCAACGTCTCATGGCTACCGAACCTAGCATCGACCGCGAAACCTACTGGAAAACACAAATCCGGCGCACGCTCATCCTCCTCAGCGTGTGGTTCATCACCGGATTCGTTGTGAGCATTCTGCTCGCCGAACCGCTCAACAGCATCAACTTTGGCGGCGTGCCCTTCGGCTTTTGGATGGCGCAGCAAGGCAGCATCTTCGTGTTTATCAGCCTAGTTCTCATGTACGCCATCACCGCCGGACAGCTCGACCGCGAGGCGGGCGTCGTCGAAACCGAGGACACCCAGTCCGACCCCGGTGCGGCACACTAGCACACCATCCGTCACCCTCTTACTTCTATGCACAACTAACCGCACATCGTTATGGGTATCATTGGCTGGACCTTCGTTTGGGTGGGCATCACCTTCTCTATTTACATCGGCATTGCGGTGTGGAGCCGCGTCGCCGACACCAAGGGCTTTTACGTCGCCGGGCAAGGCATCCCCGCCATTGCCAACGGCATGGCCGTGGGGGCCGACTGGATGAGTGCCGCGTCGTTTATCTCGATGGCCGGGCTCATCTCCTTTATGGGCTTCGACGGCTCCATCTACCTGATGGGCTGGACCGGCGGCTACGTGCTGCTTGCGCTCTTGCTTGCGCCGTACCTTCGCAAGTTTGGGAAGTTTACCGTGCCTGACTTCGTAGGCGCGCGGTACTACTCCAATACCGCGCGGGTTGTCGCGGCCATCGCGGCGATCTTTGTGTCATTCACGTACGTGGCCGGACAAATGCGCGGCGTGGGCGTTGTCTTTAGCCGCTTTCTGCAGGTCGACATCAACCTTGGCATTCTCATTGGCATGACCATCGTGGCGCTCTACGCCACCCTGGGCGGCATGAAAGGCATCACATGGACGCAGGTGGCGCAGTACTGCGTGCTCATCGTGGCCTACCTTATCCCGGCCGTGGCCATTGCCTACACGCTTACCGGCAACCCCATTCCGCACATTGCCATTGGGGAAGTGGTGCCCCGCCTCAACGAGCTCCAAACGCAACTGGGGCTCAACCCCTACACGGGGCCCTTCAGCAACCTGAACATGCTCAATGTGCTGTGCATCACGTTTGTCCTGATGACGGGCACCGCGGGGCTTCCGCACGTCATCGTGCGCTTTTACACCGTCAAAACCGTGCGCGATGCCCGGTGGTCGGCGTTTTGGGCGCTCCTTTTCATTGGCATCCTGTACACCGTAGCCCCGGCCGTCGCCATGTTCTCGAAGTTGGAAATCCTGCAATCGTTTGCGGACATGGGGGCGAGCGGCATGCAAAACCTGGGCTGGGTGCAAAACTGGGCCGAAACGGGCCTCATCAAGACGCAGCAGTGGCAGGCCGGCA comes from Salisaeta longa DSM 21114 and encodes:
- a CDS encoding aminopeptidase P family protein, which codes for MFDASEYTARRRTLLDTLDEGLVVLLGNGPSPQNYADNLYPFWQDSTVMYYAGVDRPKVAVALDVESGAVTLYGDDPSLDDVVWMGPQPALEDRAARAGIEATAPWAQLAADVQTAQAGGRTVHLLPPYRAAHRQTWANLLAVAPAAVDEHVSEPLIRAVVAQRSVKSAAEVTEIERAVRTTARMHTTAMRMAAPGVHERTIAGRLEGIARASGGRLAFSMTCSVHGEVLHNHHQTDTLADGDLLLVDAGATAPSYYAGDITRTMPVSGAFTTKQRAIYEAVLAAQHTALAQLRPGVPFRDVHLAAARTLTEHLQSIGLMMGDVEASVQAGAHALFFPHGLGHMMGLDVHDMEGLGEAYVGYTEAYTRSEQFGLSALRLARPLAEGFVVTVEPGCYFIPALIDRWKADDRHTSFINYGAVEAFRSLGGVRIEDDVLITSDGYRVLGPPIPKAPEEVLAEMERAVEPATE
- a CDS encoding saccharopine dehydrogenase family protein encodes the protein MILIYGAYGYTGTLITEQAVAEGLHPVLAGRNAAKVQALAGRWDLSYRAVALDDAEGLRAMLEDVQCVIHCAGPFQDTSPPMVAACLATGTHYLDITGEIPVLEALAAEDDAARAAGIALLPAVGFDVVPTDCLAAYVSDQLPEATALDIAFAGLGRISRGTARTALRQLGAPGQVRRNGALMPIPAGSRTRTVDFGRGPRTVTTIPWGDLATAYRTTGIPNITAYTQLPALARRLLQWSQPLEPLLQSSAVQHLLDRAVQALPAGPTPDERAAGSVHVWAQATAGERTVTARLHGPDGYAFTARTAVAAAQRVVEDTLRGFHTPATAFGPDFVLGIEGVTREDV
- the acs gene encoding acetate--CoA ligase; this translates as MADQDAQVTAAYSGRDDRYPPSDAFRADAHIGSEAEYDALYRRSIEDNEAFWDEQADRIDWFEPYDTVKNVSYAPGDVSIAWYEGGVTNACHNAVDRHLDARGDQTALIFEPDDPATDSAQHITYNDLHREVSRLANVLKAHGVEKGDRVTLYLPMIPEAAYAMLACARIGAPHSVVFAGFSPDALADRILDCESDFLITADEGKRGGKRVPLKKNADKALEQCPNVDTVLVVQNSGGAIDWHEGRDVWYHDAIADADDTCPCEPMDAEDPLFILYTSGSTGKPKGVLHTTGGYCVYTSMTHEYVFDLHEDDVFWCTADVGWITGHSYIVYGPLINGSTQVFFEGTPTYPDASRLWEVVDKHDVSIFYTAPTAIRALMRQGDDYVTQTDRSSLRVLGTVGEPINPEAWKWYYNVVGEGRCPIVDTWWQTETGGIMLTGLPGAVAQKPGSAAKPFFGIQPEVVDAAGTVQEGATEGILTIADSWPGQMRTVYKNHERFQNTYFSQYPNKYYTGDGCRRDEDGYYWITGRVDDVLNVSGHRIGTAELESALVSHDGVAEAAVVGYPHKVKGQGIFAYVTLIKDVDASADLREELVQHVRKHIGPIATPDYIQFTDALPKTRSGKIMRRIIRKIAAGSYDDLGDTSTLADPGVVHSLIDDRKQVELSGT
- a CDS encoding DUF4212 domain-containing protein; amino-acid sequence: MATEPSIDRETYWKTQIRRTLILLSVWFITGFVVSILLAEPLNSINFGGVPFGFWMAQQGSIFVFISLVLMYAITAGQLDREAGVVETEDTQSDPGAAH
- a CDS encoding sodium:solute symporter family protein, yielding MGIIGWTFVWVGITFSIYIGIAVWSRVADTKGFYVAGQGIPAIANGMAVGADWMSAASFISMAGLISFMGFDGSIYLMGWTGGYVLLALLLAPYLRKFGKFTVPDFVGARYYSNTARVVAAIAAIFVSFTYVAGQMRGVGVVFSRFLQVDINLGILIGMTIVALYATLGGMKGITWTQVAQYCVLIVAYLIPAVAIAYTLTGNPIPHIAIGEVVPRLNELQTQLGLNPYTGPFSNLNMLNVLCITFVLMTGTAGLPHVIVRFYTVKTVRDARWSAFWALLFIGILYTVAPAVAMFSKLEILQSFADMGASGMQNLGWVQNWAETGLIKTQQWQAGMGVEQLLGTIDRDIIVLATPELANLSAWVVGLVAAGGLAAALSTASGLMLVISSSLAHDIYGEIINPEASEQKRLFWGRVAIFGGVIVAGLFGIYPPGFVAEVVAFAFGLAAASFFPILVLGIFWKRCNQQGAVAGMIVGLAFTFLMIVLMRAHVVVPGVGEPILESFLGIQAQGIGMVGMLLNFIVTYAVTLATPAPPQDVQDIVEQIRYPRELTDEELQEAVA